The bacterium region GCTGTTCCGGGAAACGAACCGGGACGGAACACCGATCTGGCGGCCGCTCTTCTGGAACGACCAAGGAGACGTGCGAACGTTCGACGGATGGTTTCAACATCAGTTTTTCGTGGGCGAGCGGCTGCTGGCGGTTCCGGTCATTCGCGAGGGTGAAGTGTACCAGAAAGTCTATCTGCCAGAGGGGAAATGGCTGGACTGGAGTACGCATGAAGCGTATGAAGGACCGAGGGAGATCATTGTAGACGCTCCGCTCGACCGGTTGCCGTTGTTTCTGCGAGAAGGAGCGATCATTCCGATGCGGGACGTGGTGCAATACACGGGAGAGCGACCGATCTCGACGCTCTCACTGACGGTGTTTCCTTCCAATGTGCTGACTGAGTTCGAGTTGTACGAAGACGACGGAGAGACGTTCGCGTACCTGAAGGGTGGGTATCGGATCACGAACTATGCGTGTCAAAATGCGACTGATTCTGTAGTCATTTCTAAGAATATCTCTCACGACGGGTATGCTCCTGCGAAACGTGGGACAGAAATTCTTCTTCAAGTACAATACCTACCACCTGCAGAGGTTCTACTCGATGGGCGGCCGCTGCCGGCGACATGCAGGAAGGAATACGACGCGGAGAGCCATGTGTTGACGCTTCGCTTGCAGGAAGGCGTGGTGTGGGAGAGGATTGTCGTGCGGTGACAGGTTCCGGCCGGATTGCGCGCGGTTACTGCGTTGTAAATGTTGGACTCTTCACGCTTAACCCGGCTCGGCAGTAGAGGGGAGATTCTGGACGCCCGCGCGCTGCTGCATAAACGACAGGTTAAACAATCGGCACGGTGCCCAGAATGACAAACGGGAGTGACTGTGGAGAGTCACCACCGGGAGAAGTCGGGCATTCTTTCTCTGATGGTTTTGGGATACGCTCAAGGAGACGCTCATGTCCCTGAACATTAGCATGGCTGATTTGGTTATCATCGGACTCTATTTTGTTGCGGTTTTCAGTGTCGGATTCTACTTTGCGAGGCGAGGGCGAACCTCGACCGAGTACTTTCTGGCCGGGCGGAACGTCGGGTGGTTTGCCATTGGAGCTTCGCTGTTTGCCACGAACATTTCGAGCGAGCACTTCATCGGGCTGGCCGGATCGGGGGCGGCGACGGGAATGGCGGTGGGACATTTCGAGTGGCTGGCGTGCCTGATCGTGCTCTTTTTGGGCTGGGTGTTCGTGCCGTTCTATCTCAAGAGCGGTGTGTTCACGATGCCCGAGTTTCTGGAGCGACGCTACAACAGCGCAAGCCGATGGTATTTGACGACGGTCTCGATTCTCGCCTACGTGCTGACGAAGATCTCAGTTACGCTGTTCGCGGGGGGATTGCTCTTACAGCAGGTGATGGGCTGGGACATGTACACGTCGGCGCTGGTGCTGGTGATCGCGACGGGGATTTATACGGTGGCGGGAGGATTGGCGGCGGTCATCTACACCGAGATGGTGCAGATGTTCGTGCTCATCGGCGGAGCGGTTGTGCTCACGGTCTTGGGAGTGAATGAACTGGGCGGAATCGGCGCACTCAAGGAATCGGTGCCGCCGGAGTTCTTCAGCATGTTCAAGCCAATGAGCGATCCCGATTTTCCGTGGACGGGAATTGTGTTCGGTGCGCCGATTCTGGGAATTTGGTACTGGTGCACGGATCAGTACATCGTGCAGCGGGTGCTCAGTGCGAAGAATATCAGTCACGCCCGCAGCGGAACGATCTTCGCCGGATATTTGAAGATATTGCCGGTGTTCATCATGGTGATGCCGGGAATTATCGCCCACGCGCTGTATCCGGACATCGCGGGAGATCAGGCCTATCCGGCGCTGGTCACTCGCTTGTTGCCGGTGGGTCTGAAGGGAATCGTGATCGCGAGTCTGCTGGCCGCGCTGATGTCGTCGCTGGCGGCCTGTTTCAACAGCAGCTCGACGCTGTTCACGATTGACGTTTACAGGAAGCTGAAGCCCGACGCCAGTGAGCGGAAGCTGGTGTACGTGGGAAGGCTGGCGACCGCGGCACTCGTGGTTCTGGGAATCTTGTGGGTTCCGTTCATTCGGTACATCTCTTCGCAGGTGTACATCTACCTGCAGAGCGTACAGGCCTACGTAAGTCCGCCGATTGCCGCGGTGTTTCTGTTCGGCGTGTTCTGGCCGAGAGCCAACGGGAAGGGTGCCATTGCCTCGCTCCTCACGGGTCTGGTATTGGGAGCGCTGCGGCTCGTCACCGAACTCGTACACAAGCAATCGCCGATACTGTGGGAACCGTTACGCTCGCTGGCGGAGGTGAATTTCCTGCATTTCGCCGTGTTCCTGTTTGTGGTGTGTACGGCGGTGCTGGTGCTGGTGAGTCTGGCCACGAGCGCGCCGCAGATGAGCAGCGTGCAAGGCCTGACGTTCAAATACGCGGGCGAGAGCCGAGGGTACGATCCGGGCCGGAGCCGGATGGTGAACGTGGTGATGTCGGTGGTATTGGTGGCGGCGGTGGTGGCGCTGTGGATTGTGTTCTTCTGAGGGAGCTTCCGGCCGGGTTGCGCGCGGGTTGTTGGTCGTGCGTCATTAGACATATAGCGCTTAACCCGGCTCGGCGGTGGAAGGCGATTCTGGACGCCCGCGCAGTGCCATATAAGCGATAACCTAAACAATCTGCGCGCGATGTCCAGAATGACAAGTGGAGATGTAGCAAATCAAGGAATACGATGATGAGAAATGTTGCGTTGACTATGCTGATTCTGGGTGTTGCGATCGGATCTGTTGCCGCTCCGGTGCACACGACGTACATCTGGCACATGGAGCAGCCGATTTACTGGCCCGCCGCTTCCACGTGGCACGCGGGCTATCAGACGGCGTGGGAGTCCATCGTGCTGAAGGACGGCGGCGCGCCCCACCCGGAAAACGACGTGCGGGCGATTTTCTCGGTAGCCGACCGGGTGGCCGCCTATCAGTACCGACCGCGCGATGCGATACAGGCGATGACGGGAGCGGACGCGGGAGCGCAGGTGACGTACACTGGCGGATTGATCCGCAACGTGGCCAGTCTGGGAGCGGCCGGGCAGCTTGGATACACCTCCAACTGGAATCAACCGTTCATTACGGGACGCGGGTGGAATACGAGCGGCGGCAGACCGCGACTGGAGATGACCATTATTCCCTATCACCACGCGCTGGCACCACTGGTGGATCGCGCCGTGTTGAAAAAGGAAATCCAGATCTATCAGCACGTGTATCCGCAAGTTTGGGGAAGCACGCCGCCCGCTTCGGTGGGATTCTTCCCGCCGGAGCTGGCCTCCAGCGAGCGAATCATTCCCGTGCTTGCCGAGTGCGGGATTGGTTGGTGTTTTGTCCCTTCCAATCATCTGTCACGCGCCTGCTCGAACTTTCCGTTGGTGTTGGGCACGGGCGGCGAAAACTGCGATCCGCCCAACCGGGCCGATCAGATCAATCCCTCGTCCGATCACTGGTTTTCGATGACGATCAGCCGGGGCTGCACGCCGACGGACGCCGTGCCGTTTTCGTTTCAACTCCACTGGGCGGAGCAGGTTGATCCGCAAACCGGAACTCCGGCACGGGTAATCGTCGTACCGGTGGCGATGGCGATGAGCTGGCAGGATGGATATCAAGTATACGGCGTGGGCGACGTCAACACGATTGCGCCGTGGAACGATCCGGCCCGTCCGATGCTGGTGGCCCTCGGACATGACGGCGACAACGCGTTCGGGGGCGGATACTCCTACTACATGGAGAGCGTGCCGGGCTTCACTTCGCAAGCGGTGGCACAGGGGTATGAGCCGACGACCGTTCCGGAGTATCTGGCCGATCATCCGGTGCCGACTTCGGACCTCGCGCACGTTGAAGACGGAGCCTGGATAAACGCCGACGGGGATTTCGGCAGTCCGGATTTCATCAACTGGAACTGGCCGCCCTACAACGCGAGCGGACAATTCGACATTCCCAACGGCTGGGCGCTCGATATCCGAAACTGGGCGGTGATCACGGCGGCCACGAATCGCGTGGTGACGGCGGAAGCGGCGGCGGGCGGAAGCTCGATTGCGGCGATCCAGAATCCGACCACGACCTCGCCGGCGGCGATTGATCTGGCGTGGCACTTTCTGCTTGGATCGCTGAATTCGGGATATATGTATTACGGCTCGGCACTCGACATGGAGATGAAGCCGACGGTGGCCTGCAACATCGCGACGGACTGGGCGGATCAAGTTCTGCCGGGCGCGGGCGACCCGATTCCGCCGACGATCTGGATTTTGCAGCAGCATCCGCACAATCCGGGCGGAATCGGATTCGGATCGCTGTGGGGCTATCAGCAGACGGTGCAGCCGCGCGAGTTCTACGTATGGACGTTCATCTACGACGTTTCAGGGGTCTCTTCCGCAACGTTTTACTATCGTCTTGATGCGGACGGAATGAATCCGCTGTCATCCACG contains the following coding sequences:
- a CDS encoding sodium:solute symporter yields the protein MSLNISMADLVIIGLYFVAVFSVGFYFARRGRTSTEYFLAGRNVGWFAIGASLFATNISSEHFIGLAGSGAATGMAVGHFEWLACLIVLFLGWVFVPFYLKSGVFTMPEFLERRYNSASRWYLTTVSILAYVLTKISVTLFAGGLLLQQVMGWDMYTSALVLVIATGIYTVAGGLAAVIYTEMVQMFVLIGGAVVLTVLGVNELGGIGALKESVPPEFFSMFKPMSDPDFPWTGIVFGAPILGIWYWCTDQYIVQRVLSAKNISHARSGTIFAGYLKILPVFIMVMPGIIAHALYPDIAGDQAYPALVTRLLPVGLKGIVIASLLAALMSSLAACFNSSSTLFTIDVYRKLKPDASERKLVYVGRLATAALVVLGILWVPFIRYISSQVYIYLQSVQAYVSPPIAAVFLFGVFWPRANGKGAIASLLTGLVLGALRLVTELVHKQSPILWEPLRSLAEVNFLHFAVFLFVVCTAVLVLVSLATSAPQMSSVQGLTFKYAGESRGYDPGRSRMVNVVMSVVLVAAVVALWIVFF